One window of ANME-2 cluster archaeon genomic DNA carries:
- a CDS encoding FAD-binding protein, with product MNLLKKLQDIVPTSRISNDPAELYCYSYDASYITGTPDYVVMPCTTAEVSKIVKLGHKHRIPITARGAGTGLAGGAVPLQGGIVLDMSRMNKILDIDIRNLQVLVEPGLIHADLNRSLEPYGFFFPPDPGSSEMCTLGGLIANRGSGMRSVKYGTVTDYVLDLEVVMPDGEVIQTGGKVMKSASGYDLTALMVGSEGTLGVITGARLKIHPLPEARAAVLAHFNDLEAAGSAVSAIMGRGLVPSACELMDSTTIRAVNTYDSDLNIPGCEALLLIEVDGAPCSVESDAIKVADCCQELRAFNVRIANSESEMEELWAARRLAGAAVTRLSPGKTRVYIGEDVAVPLSAIPEMLREISTISKKHGLTIMTYGHAGDGNLHTGMAIDTLDENQWKVLKQAADDIHRAALLLGGTVSGEHGIGCARGMYMDEEHGSAMDVMASIKKALDPCNIMNPQKVGLK from the coding sequence ATGAATCTACTAAAGAAACTCCAGGATATCGTCCCAACATCCCGCATCTCCAATGACCCGGCAGAATTGTACTGTTATTCCTATGACGCTTCATACATAACCGGCACACCTGACTATGTGGTCATGCCCTGTACCACAGCAGAAGTATCAAAAATCGTTAAACTGGGCCACAAGCACCGCATACCTATCACTGCCAGGGGTGCAGGTACTGGCCTAGCCGGAGGTGCCGTACCCTTACAGGGCGGTATCGTGCTGGATATGAGCCGGATGAACAAGATACTTGATATTGACATCAGGAACCTGCAGGTACTGGTGGAGCCCGGACTCATCCACGCAGACCTGAACCGCTCACTTGAACCCTACGGTTTCTTCTTCCCTCCAGACCCGGGTAGCAGCGAGATGTGCACCCTGGGTGGACTGATAGCCAACAGGGGCAGTGGTATGCGTTCGGTAAAATACGGCACAGTCACTGATTACGTACTGGACCTGGAAGTGGTGATGCCGGACGGAGAAGTCATCCAAACCGGCGGCAAGGTCATGAAATCGGCATCTGGGTACGACCTCACTGCATTAATGGTAGGTTCGGAGGGCACCCTCGGCGTCATTACAGGAGCCAGGTTGAAGATACACCCGCTGCCTGAAGCCAGGGCGGCAGTGCTGGCCCATTTCAATGACCTGGAAGCTGCAGGCAGTGCAGTATCTGCTATTATGGGTCGTGGGTTAGTGCCCTCTGCCTGTGAACTAATGGACAGTACAACCATCCGGGCAGTAAATACATATGATTCTGACCTCAACATCCCGGGCTGTGAGGCCCTGCTGCTTATTGAGGTGGATGGTGCACCCTGCAGCGTGGAATCAGATGCAATCAAGGTGGCAGACTGCTGCCAAGAACTTAGAGCGTTTAATGTCAGGATAGCCAATTCAGAGTCAGAGATGGAGGAACTATGGGCTGCACGCCGCCTGGCAGGTGCCGCCGTGACACGACTAAGTCCGGGAAAGACCAGGGTCTATATCGGCGAGGATGTGGCAGTACCCCTGTCAGCTATCCCTGAAATGCTAAGAGAGATAAGTACTATTTCAAAGAAACACGGTCTCACTATCATGACCTACGGTCATGCAGGGGACGGCAACCTGCATACGGGCATGGCCATTGATACGCTTGATGAAAATCAGTGGAAAGTGCTGAAACAGGCGGCTGATGATATACACAGGGCAGCCCTGCTGCTGGGCGGTACAGTGTCAGGGGAGCACGGTATTGGCTGTGCCCGGGGGATGTATATGGATGAAGAGCACGGCAGCGCAATGGATGTTATGGCATCTATCAAAAAGGCTCTGGACCCGTGTAATATTATGAACCCACAGAAGGTGGGTCTAAAATGA
- the npdG gene encoding NADPH-dependent F420 reductase, whose translation MKIAILGGTGSIGEGLALRWAVKHEVFVGSRKLEKAQASADRYRKILEESGDTCTITGCVNPVAVDQADVIVLSVPYEHVSSTIETIKPYLRDQIIISIVVPMKKVGHLLYTPPESGCAAMEIQSLLPESVKLVSAFHNVSAKKLADIKKKLDMDVFICGDHEEANNVVSDLVSDIPELNPMMAGPLEVSCMVESITPLLVNLAVLNKKKHLGIKSV comes from the coding sequence ATGAAAATAGCAATACTTGGCGGAACCGGAAGTATTGGAGAGGGACTTGCTCTCAGGTGGGCCGTTAAACATGAAGTATTTGTCGGGTCAAGGAAACTTGAAAAAGCACAAGCTTCAGCTGATAGATACCGGAAAATACTGGAAGAATCGGGTGATACCTGCACTATCACAGGATGCGTTAATCCGGTTGCTGTTGACCAGGCCGACGTGATTGTACTATCAGTGCCATATGAGCATGTATCGTCAACTATCGAAACAATCAAACCTTACCTTAGGGACCAGATCATAATCTCTATTGTTGTGCCGATGAAAAAGGTTGGCCATTTACTTTATACACCACCGGAATCCGGTTGTGCGGCTATGGAAATCCAGAGTTTGCTGCCTGAAAGTGTAAAACTTGTTTCTGCCTTCCATAATGTCTCTGCAAAAAAGCTTGCCGATATCAAGAAGAAACTGGATATGGATGTATTCATCTGCGGCGACCATGAGGAAGCAAACAATGTGGTGAGTGATCTGGTGAGTGATATCCCGGAACTGAATCCAATGATGGCCGGGCCTTTAGAGGTTTCATGCATGGTGGAAAGTATCACTCCCTTGCTGGTCAACCTGGCTGTATTAAATAAGAAGAAGCATCTGGGAATAAAGAGTGTATGA